In the genome of Rhodamnia argentea isolate NSW1041297 chromosome 3, ASM2092103v1, whole genome shotgun sequence, one region contains:
- the LOC115747980 gene encoding RING-H2 finger protein ATL22-like, producing MASSPIFSSMSLFSLLVLQVMTSQTTSTNVCPIGRCSLSGPDIRFPFRIREVQGECCGYEGFEVSCDDRNRTILRLSKAGDFVVDNIDYAGQYILLKDPNDCLPKRLLKDQFKISSSPFVALDYKYFVLTNCSSENSSVIGLESSIMRLDCLSLAYNVTVVVLSDYFFTRPWMLQQQCHMWNISSPWRGQHPTNINESIWLRWLQPDCRSCEAAKGRCRLKDSTSGSELTCIRKPGLWMVARYAMASLFLLPWFMCVFGFIWFLKVRVFVRRGLDQISFAPPNDVNEEAAEVARRNAIGVMGIDSATIKSYPKAQIDDLGQLPRPSDDICTICLSKYEQNETIRTIPDCEHYFHAYCIDRWLRKNASCPLCRNYKV from the exons ATGGCTTCCTCACCAATCTTCTCTTCCATGTCCTTATTTTCCCTCCTCGTCCTCCAAGTAATGACCAGCCAAACCACTAGCACTAACGTCTGTCCGATCGGAAGATGTTCGCTGAGCGGACCCGACATTCGCTTCCCGTTCCGAATTAGGGAAGTCCAGGGCGAATGCTGCGGGTACGAGGGGTTTGAAGTCTCGTGCGACGACCGAAACCGGACGATACTCCGTTTGTCCAAAGCGGGGGACttcgttgtggacaacattgATTACGCTGGCCAATACATCCTGCTGAAGGACCCGAACGATTGCCTCCCGAAGCGGCTTCTTAAGGACCAGTTCAAGATCTCGTCCTCGCCCTTCGTAGCCTTGGACTACAAGTACTTCGTGCTCACGAACTGCTCATCCGAGAATTCCTCCGTGATCGGGCTGGAGAGCAGCATCATGCGACTCGACTGCCTCAGCCTGGCTTACAACGTCACGGTCGTCGTGCTCTCAGATTATTTCTTCACCAGGCCGTGGATGTTGCAGCAGCAATGCCACATGTGGAATATCTCGAGCCCTTGGCGGGGGCAACATCCGACGAACATAAACGAAAGCATTTGGTTGAGATGGCTTCAACCCGATTGCCGGTCGTGCGAAGCGGCCAAGGGGAGATGCCGGCTCAAGGATTCTACGTCAGGCTCGGAGCTTACATGCATACGCAAACCCG GCTTATGGATGGTTGCCCGGTACGCCATGGCTTCGCTCTTCTTGTTACCATGGTTCATGTGCGTCTTTGGATTCATATGGTTCTTAAAGGTTCGGGTCTTCGTTCGTCGGGGTCTTGATCAAATTAGCTTCGCTCCACCAAATGACGTCAACGAGGAAGCTGCGGAAGTGGCCCGGCGCAATGCCATTGGTGTGATGGGCATCGACTCAGCCACCATCAAATCTTATCCGAAGGCTCAAATCGACGACCTAGGACAATTGCCTCGGCCTAGCGATGATATTTGTACGATTTGCTTGTCAAAATATGAGCAGAACGAGACGATCCGAACTATTCCCGATTGCGAACATTACTTCCACGCGTACTGCATCGACCGGTGGCTTCGGAAGAATGCTTCTTGCCCCTTGTGCCGCAATTACAAAGTGTAA
- the LOC115748036 gene encoding putative RING-H2 finger protein ATL21B isoform X2, whose protein sequence is MIPGKRNTMYASGLLFLVFVLAFGLAQKTTAVDPCPSSCGGSELSVQFPFRLNRSGCGYPRFDLSCNSQRQTILTLPLSGGFIVQNIDYAAQTVWLNDAGSCLPSRLLNFTLDGSPFRAPLPRNFTLVNCSGDATLAARAAMPTLLEVQCMSSGDYMVMSVESRFYGGPGSHACDEIGTVTVPVAWQSVSDLHEDVRLAWGQPACKSCLARGGTCGLRKGSDSEIACTNVRTTGLPRSAKYGIILGLGIPAILCLIGLCSYVCGLISAYGRQRRHPREETNTDFTTVIVPRSFVVMGLDRPTIESYPKTLLGASRRLPKPADNTCPICLCEYQPQEALRTIPKCDHYFHADCVDEWLTMHSTCPLCRNTPEGSTSVTPSALLQSSLSPSSTSA, encoded by the exons ATGATACCCGGAAAGCGCAACACGATGTACGCTTCGGGACTCTTGTTCTTAGTCTTTGTTCTGGCGTTCGGTTTGGCTCAGAAGACAACGGCCGTCGATCCCTGCCCTTCCTCGTGCGGCGGGAGTGAACTCTCCGTGCAGTTCCCGTTCCGGCTCAACCGGAGCGGCTGCGGCTACCCCAGGTTCGACCTCTCCTGCAACAGCCAGCGCCAGACCATCCTCACCCTCCCCCTCTCCGGCGGCTTCATCGTCCAGAACATCGACTACGCGGCACAGACCGTCTGGCTCAACGACGCCGGCAGCTGCCTCCCGAGCCGGCTCCTGAACTTCACCCTCGACGGCTCGCCGTTCAGGGCCCCGCTGCCCAGGAACTTCACCCTGGTGAACTGCTCTGGCGACGCCACGCTGGCGGCGAGGGCAGCGATGCCGACGCTGCTGGAGGTCCAGTGCATGAGCAGCGGGGACTACATGGTGATGTCGGTGGAGAGCCGGTTCTACGGCGGCCCCGGGTCGCACGCGTGTGACGAGATCGGGACTGTCACCGTGCCAGTGGCGTGGCAGTCGGTGTCGGATCTGCACGAGGACGTGAGGCTCGCGTGGGGACAGCCGGCCTGCAAGTCGTGCTTGGCGCGCGGCGGGACGTGCGGCTTGAGGAAGGGCTCCGATTCGGAGATAGCCTGCACAAATGTCCGGACCACCG GTCTTCCAAGGAGTGCCAAGTACGGCATAATCCTAGGCCTCGGCATCCCGGCCATCCTGTGCCTGATCGGGCTCTGCAGCTACGTATGCGGCCTGATCAGTGCTTACGGCCGGCAGCGGCGACACCCACGGGAAGAAACTAACACAGACTTCACCACCGTGATTGTCCCACGGTCGTTTGTCGTGATGGGACTCGACAGACCAACCATCGAGTCCTACCCGAAGACGCTGCTCGGCGCGAGCCGCCGCTTGCCTAAGCCCGCCGACAACACTTGCCCGATATGCTTGTGCGAGTACCAGCCTCAGGAGGCTTTACGGACCATACCCAAGTGCGATCACTATTTCCATGCCGACTGCGTCGACGAGTGGCTCACGATGCATTCCACATGCCCATTGTGCCGAAATACGCCGGAGGGGTCCACTTCGGTCACACCTTCAGCCCTGTTGCAATCTTCGCTGTCGCCGTCTTCGACATCAGCTTAG
- the LOC115748036 gene encoding putative RING-H2 finger protein ATL21B isoform X1, whose amino-acid sequence MIPGKRNTMYASGLLFLVFVLAFGLAQKTTAVDPCPSSCGGSELSVQFPFRLNRSGCGYPRFDLSCNSQRQTILTLPLSGGFIVQNIDYAAQTVWLNDAGSCLPSRLLNFTLDGSPFRAPLPRNFTLVNCSGDATLAARAAMPTLLEVQCMSSGDYMVMSVESRFYGGPGSHACDEIGTVTVPVAWQSVSDLHEDVRLAWGQPACKSCLARGGTCGLRKGSDSEIACTNVRTTGKCLPRSAKYGIILGLGIPAILCLIGLCSYVCGLISAYGRQRRHPREETNTDFTTVIVPRSFVVMGLDRPTIESYPKTLLGASRRLPKPADNTCPICLCEYQPQEALRTIPKCDHYFHADCVDEWLTMHSTCPLCRNTPEGSTSVTPSALLQSSLSPSSTSA is encoded by the exons ATGATACCCGGAAAGCGCAACACGATGTACGCTTCGGGACTCTTGTTCTTAGTCTTTGTTCTGGCGTTCGGTTTGGCTCAGAAGACAACGGCCGTCGATCCCTGCCCTTCCTCGTGCGGCGGGAGTGAACTCTCCGTGCAGTTCCCGTTCCGGCTCAACCGGAGCGGCTGCGGCTACCCCAGGTTCGACCTCTCCTGCAACAGCCAGCGCCAGACCATCCTCACCCTCCCCCTCTCCGGCGGCTTCATCGTCCAGAACATCGACTACGCGGCACAGACCGTCTGGCTCAACGACGCCGGCAGCTGCCTCCCGAGCCGGCTCCTGAACTTCACCCTCGACGGCTCGCCGTTCAGGGCCCCGCTGCCCAGGAACTTCACCCTGGTGAACTGCTCTGGCGACGCCACGCTGGCGGCGAGGGCAGCGATGCCGACGCTGCTGGAGGTCCAGTGCATGAGCAGCGGGGACTACATGGTGATGTCGGTGGAGAGCCGGTTCTACGGCGGCCCCGGGTCGCACGCGTGTGACGAGATCGGGACTGTCACCGTGCCAGTGGCGTGGCAGTCGGTGTCGGATCTGCACGAGGACGTGAGGCTCGCGTGGGGACAGCCGGCCTGCAAGTCGTGCTTGGCGCGCGGCGGGACGTGCGGCTTGAGGAAGGGCTCCGATTCGGAGATAGCCTGCACAAATGTCCGGACCACCGGTAAGT GTCTTCCAAGGAGTGCCAAGTACGGCATAATCCTAGGCCTCGGCATCCCGGCCATCCTGTGCCTGATCGGGCTCTGCAGCTACGTATGCGGCCTGATCAGTGCTTACGGCCGGCAGCGGCGACACCCACGGGAAGAAACTAACACAGACTTCACCACCGTGATTGTCCCACGGTCGTTTGTCGTGATGGGACTCGACAGACCAACCATCGAGTCCTACCCGAAGACGCTGCTCGGCGCGAGCCGCCGCTTGCCTAAGCCCGCCGACAACACTTGCCCGATATGCTTGTGCGAGTACCAGCCTCAGGAGGCTTTACGGACCATACCCAAGTGCGATCACTATTTCCATGCCGACTGCGTCGACGAGTGGCTCACGATGCATTCCACATGCCCATTGTGCCGAAATACGCCGGAGGGGTCCACTTCGGTCACACCTTCAGCCCTGTTGCAATCTTCGCTGTCGCCGTCTTCGACATCAGCTTAG